A genomic window from Streptomyces sp. 846.5 includes:
- a CDS encoding sugar kinase — MPGMVTLGESMAVLSSPRPGPLRHAPHLDLSIGGAESNVAIGVRRLGHPAAWIGRVGADEFGALVLERLRAEQIDVRGALVDPDAPTGLLIKEQRTPDVTRVQYYRTGSAGSRLCPADVDAAADVIADADVLHLTGITPLLSRSAAEAVTHAVKLAVAANTLISLDVNHRAALGGAAELRERLTPLLPHLSHLFGSEEELLLLADATDEPSAVSRLGGPELVIKRGARGASVHPADGRPALHRPAVPVRALDPVGAGDAFVAGYLTALLEGAPIETRLHLACLTGAFAVTVPNDWSGQPTRAELSLLDAEAGTTLR, encoded by the coding sequence ATGCCCGGCATGGTCACCCTGGGCGAGAGCATGGCAGTGCTCTCCTCCCCCCGCCCCGGCCCGCTGCGGCACGCCCCCCACCTGGACCTCTCCATCGGCGGCGCCGAGTCCAACGTCGCCATCGGCGTCCGCCGACTGGGCCACCCGGCAGCCTGGATCGGCCGGGTCGGGGCCGACGAGTTCGGCGCCCTGGTCCTGGAACGGCTGCGCGCCGAGCAGATCGACGTACGGGGCGCGCTCGTCGATCCGGACGCGCCCACCGGCCTGCTCATCAAGGAACAGCGCACCCCGGACGTCACCCGCGTCCAGTACTACCGCACCGGCTCAGCAGGCTCCCGGCTCTGCCCCGCCGACGTGGACGCGGCCGCCGACGTGATCGCCGACGCCGACGTCCTGCACCTCACCGGAATCACCCCACTGCTCTCCCGAAGCGCCGCCGAGGCCGTCACCCACGCGGTCAAGCTCGCCGTCGCGGCAAACACCCTGATCTCACTCGACGTCAACCACCGCGCCGCGCTGGGCGGAGCAGCTGAGCTGCGGGAACGGCTGACGCCGCTGCTGCCGCACCTCTCCCACCTCTTCGGCAGCGAGGAGGAACTCCTGCTGCTCGCGGACGCGACCGACGAACCGTCAGCGGTGTCCCGGCTGGGCGGCCCCGAACTGGTGATCAAACGCGGAGCACGCGGCGCCTCCGTCCACCCGGCGGACGGCCGCCCCGCTCTCCACCGCCCCGCCGTCCCGGTCCGAGCCCTCGACCCGGTCGGCGCAGGGGACGCCTTCGTCGCCGGCTACCTCACCGCCCTGCTCGAAGGCGCCCCCATCGAAACCCGCCTCCACCTCGCCTGCCTCACCGGCGCCTTCGCAGTCACCGTCCCCAACGACTGGTCCGGCCAACCAACCCGCGCCGAACTGTCCCTGCTGGACGCAGAGGCAGGAACAACGCTGCGGTAG
- a CDS encoding bifunctional 4-hydroxy-2-oxoglutarate aldolase/2-dehydro-3-deoxy-phosphogluconate aldolase — MPSIAPRPPSPVLDLLRQDRLIAVLRGGNADALTAATSVLAANGVRMIELTLSSDAGLTALRRAAADRTLPIGTLLGAGTVLTRDQAKAAIDAGARYLVTPGVAEEVLGEGADQGVPVLCGALTPSEAMAAVRLGAVAVKLFPAYAVGGARYLRDLRAPLPDVPFIAIGGIALDDIADYFAAGAVAVGVGSPLLREAAHDSSPAALSALAERTRAYVAATSTADR; from the coding sequence GTGCCGTCCATCGCCCCGCGTCCCCCTTCCCCCGTCCTCGACCTGCTGCGCCAGGACCGGCTCATCGCCGTCCTCCGCGGCGGCAACGCCGACGCGCTCACCGCCGCCACCTCTGTCCTCGCCGCCAACGGCGTCCGGATGATCGAGCTGACCCTCTCCAGCGACGCCGGGCTCACCGCGCTGCGCCGCGCCGCCGCCGACCGCACCCTCCCGATCGGCACCCTGCTCGGCGCCGGGACGGTGCTGACCCGGGACCAGGCCAAGGCCGCCATCGACGCGGGGGCCCGCTACCTGGTCACCCCCGGCGTCGCCGAGGAGGTCCTGGGTGAGGGCGCCGACCAGGGCGTCCCCGTCCTCTGCGGAGCGCTCACGCCCAGCGAGGCGATGGCCGCCGTACGGCTCGGCGCCGTCGCCGTGAAGCTCTTCCCCGCCTACGCCGTCGGCGGCGCCCGCTACCTGCGCGACCTGCGGGCGCCACTCCCCGACGTCCCGTTCATCGCCATCGGCGGCATAGCCCTGGACGACATCGCCGACTACTTCGCCGCAGGCGCCGTCGCCGTCGGCGTCGGCTCCCCGCTGCTCCGCGAGGCCGCACACGACAGCAGCCCGGCCGCGCTGTCCGCCCTCGCCGAACGGACCCGGGCCTACGTCGCCGCGACCTCGACTGCGGACCGCTGA
- a CDS encoding GntR family transcriptional regulator, with protein sequence MVAEPALGGRLSDQVYDLVRAAIAAGELEPGARLVELELARRYGVSQAPVRDALRRLAADGLVLQFPRRGSYVADISEEDARQAYRVRAVLEQFAATEVCRLAPAGLAEVLLADVAAMREAAGRDDVAGVVESDVSFHRHVWEAAGNGLLARMWTVTEASLRSFTAVSNTVYFGRLEEIVEHHTPLVAALQGGVPEVAGILFREHVLDIWERIGAPIGD encoded by the coding sequence ATGGTCGCTGAGCCCGCCCTCGGCGGACGGTTGTCCGACCAGGTGTACGACCTCGTCCGCGCCGCCATCGCCGCCGGCGAGCTGGAGCCGGGCGCCCGGCTGGTCGAGCTGGAGCTGGCGCGCCGGTACGGCGTCAGTCAGGCGCCGGTGCGGGACGCGTTGCGGCGGCTGGCGGCCGACGGCCTGGTGCTGCAGTTCCCGCGCCGGGGCAGCTATGTCGCCGACATCTCCGAGGAGGACGCCCGCCAGGCCTACCGGGTGCGGGCGGTGCTGGAGCAGTTCGCTGCCACCGAGGTGTGCCGGCTGGCCCCGGCCGGGCTGGCCGAGGTGCTGCTCGCCGACGTGGCCGCGATGCGCGAGGCGGCCGGCCGTGACGACGTCGCCGGGGTGGTGGAGAGCGACGTGTCGTTCCACCGGCATGTCTGGGAGGCGGCGGGCAACGGCCTGCTCGCGCGAATGTGGACGGTGACCGAGGCCAGCCTGCGCAGCTTCACCGCGGTGTCCAACACGGTGTACTTCGGCCGGTTGGAGGAGATCGTGGAGCACCACACCCCGCTGGTCGCGGCGTTGCAGGGCGGCGTTCCCGAGGTGGCGGGGATTCTCTTCCGCGAGCATGTGCTGGACATCTGGGAGCGTATCGGCGCCCCGATCGGCGACTGA
- a CDS encoding 5-dehydro-4-deoxyglucarate dehydratase yields MDLHAVLTPPLSFPLTPFTDDDRLALDVLAVHVEQQVAAGTTALFIACGTGEFTALSREEYREVVALAVKTVAGRIPVFAGVGGGPAVAREYLAEAADCGADGVLLLPPYLVSSTPEGVLGHIRYVVRDSPLPVIVYQRANARLSPATALALLDLPQVVGLKDGLGDVEQMQRIVATVRTSGHERAADFYFLNGLPTAELSARAYAAIGVGSYSSAVHSFAPDLAHGFARALASGDDALVDALLAAFLLPLADLRDKVPGYAVSLVKAAAVREGLAVGRVRPPLVEAQEEHVDELVRLIAAGRAVLAAATTTSPAAAASTVEEAK; encoded by the coding sequence ATGGACCTCCATGCCGTACTCACCCCGCCGCTGTCCTTCCCGCTGACGCCGTTCACCGACGACGACCGACTCGCCCTGGACGTCCTCGCCGTCCACGTCGAGCAGCAGGTCGCGGCCGGTACCACCGCGTTGTTCATCGCCTGCGGGACCGGGGAGTTCACCGCGCTCAGCCGGGAGGAGTACCGGGAGGTCGTCGCCCTCGCCGTGAAGACCGTCGCCGGACGGATCCCGGTGTTCGCCGGCGTCGGCGGCGGTCCGGCCGTCGCCCGCGAGTACCTGGCCGAGGCCGCCGACTGCGGCGCCGACGGTGTGCTGCTGCTGCCGCCGTACCTGGTCAGCTCCACCCCGGAGGGCGTCCTCGGCCACATCCGCTACGTGGTCCGGGACAGCCCGCTGCCGGTGATCGTCTACCAGCGCGCCAACGCCCGGCTGAGCCCGGCGACGGCGCTCGCGCTGCTGGACCTGCCGCAGGTGGTCGGCCTCAAGGACGGCCTCGGTGACGTCGAGCAGATGCAGCGGATCGTCGCCACCGTCCGTACCAGCGGACATGAGCGGGCCGCCGACTTCTACTTCCTCAACGGCCTGCCGACGGCCGAGCTCTCCGCGCGCGCATACGCCGCGATCGGCGTCGGGAGCTACTCCTCGGCCGTGCACTCCTTCGCCCCCGACCTGGCCCACGGCTTCGCCCGCGCCCTGGCGTCCGGTGACGACGCGCTGGTCGACGCGCTGCTGGCGGCCTTCCTGCTGCCGCTGGCCGATCTGCGCGACAAGGTCCCCGGCTATGCCGTCTCCCTGGTCAAGGCCGCCGCGGTGCGCGAGGGTCTTGCTGTCGGGCGGGTCCGTCCGCCGCTGGTGGAGGCGCAGGAGGAACATGTGGACGAGCTGGTCCGCCTCATCGCTGCGGGACGGGCCGTCCTGGCCGCGGCCACCACCACTAGCCCCGCAGCCGCCGCGTCCACCGTCGAGGAGGCCAAGTGA
- a CDS encoding glucarate dehydratase family protein, producing MKIRQVTVTPVAFHDPALLNAVGVHEPYALRSIIQLHCDEGVVGLGESYGDDAFLVLLEAAAEAVVGLDVFHLGLIEQAVRRAVGGGAFADSHGLTGGSSSSKTVLSVFSAFEVACLDAQGKSVGRPVADLLGGAVRDRVPFSAYLFYKWAAHPGDEEDEWGAALDPEGIVRQARRMIDRYGFGAVKLKGGVFPPEEEIEAIRALRAAFPDLPLRLDPNAAWTVPTSLKVAAELDGVLEYLEDPTAGIEGMAEVARQAPMPLATNMCVVAPEHLAPGLKQQAIGVLLSDHHYWGGLRHSQQVSALCATFGVGLSMHSNSHLGISLAAMVQLAAATQHLSYACDTHWPWKREDEDVIVPGALTFSGGSVALPSGPGLGVELDEDALARLHRLYLDCGQRRRDDTAYMQRLRPGYRPHTPGW from the coding sequence GTGAAGATCCGTCAGGTCACCGTCACCCCGGTCGCCTTCCACGACCCGGCCCTGCTCAACGCCGTCGGCGTGCACGAGCCCTACGCGCTGCGCAGCATCATCCAGCTGCACTGCGACGAGGGCGTCGTCGGTCTCGGCGAGTCCTACGGCGATGACGCCTTCCTCGTCCTGCTGGAGGCCGCCGCCGAAGCCGTCGTCGGCCTGGACGTGTTCCACCTCGGCCTGATCGAGCAGGCCGTCCGCCGCGCCGTCGGCGGTGGCGCATTCGCCGACAGCCATGGGCTGACCGGCGGGTCCTCCAGCTCCAAGACCGTGCTCTCGGTCTTCTCGGCGTTTGAGGTCGCCTGTCTCGACGCCCAGGGCAAGTCCGTCGGCCGTCCCGTCGCCGACCTCCTCGGCGGTGCGGTGCGGGACCGGGTGCCCTTCTCCGCCTACCTCTTCTACAAGTGGGCGGCCCACCCGGGCGACGAGGAGGACGAGTGGGGCGCGGCGCTCGACCCGGAGGGCATCGTGCGCCAGGCCCGCCGCATGATCGACCGCTATGGCTTCGGCGCCGTCAAGCTCAAGGGCGGGGTGTTCCCTCCTGAGGAGGAAATCGAAGCGATTCGCGCGCTGCGCGCCGCCTTCCCGGACCTCCCGCTCCGGCTCGACCCCAACGCCGCCTGGACCGTCCCCACCTCGCTCAAGGTCGCCGCCGAACTGGACGGCGTGCTGGAGTACCTGGAGGACCCGACCGCCGGCATCGAGGGCATGGCGGAGGTCGCCCGGCAGGCGCCCATGCCGCTGGCCACCAACATGTGCGTGGTCGCCCCCGAGCACCTCGCGCCGGGGCTGAAGCAGCAGGCCATCGGGGTGCTGCTGTCCGATCACCACTACTGGGGCGGGCTGCGCCACTCCCAGCAGGTCTCGGCGCTCTGCGCCACCTTCGGCGTGGGCCTGTCCATGCACTCCAACAGCCATCTGGGCATCAGCCTCGCCGCCATGGTCCAGCTCGCGGCGGCGACCCAGCACCTCAGCTACGCCTGCGACACCCACTGGCCGTGGAAGCGCGAGGACGAGGACGTGATCGTGCCCGGCGCGCTGACCTTCAGCGGGGGCTCGGTGGCGCTGCCGTCCGGCCCCGGCCTCGGCGTCGAGCTGGACGAGGACGCCCTGGCCCGGCTGCACCGGCTGTACCTCGACTGCGGGCAGCGACGCCGGGACGACACCGCGTACATGCAGCGGTTGCGCCCGGGTTACCGGCCGCACACGCCGGGTTGGTGA
- a CDS encoding tyrosine-protein phosphatase, translated as MTADHRETRARSLGLKAAANARDLGGYRTADGRTVRSGVALRGDALNRLTDADLEILSGLGLRQVVDLRGLNEVEENGSDRLPEGVPVGADGPVRLVHLPVYSPEHDIYISLRDVLAGQDGRAQHALLGDGGAERIMAEMYGWFVTDPAIRGLFASAVRLLADPDGVPLLFHCTAGKDRTGWAAAIVLTALGVDRDTVYEDYLLTNARSAALIERIMEVFNTNGVMEDPSLMLPVIRADAAYLDAAFAAVEAGWPSFDAFLSDGLGLDAATLAALRKNLLED; from the coding sequence GTGACCGCAGACCACCGCGAGACCCGGGCCCGAAGCCTCGGTCTCAAGGCCGCAGCCAACGCCCGCGACCTCGGCGGCTACCGCACCGCCGACGGCCGCACCGTCCGCAGCGGGGTCGCCCTGCGAGGTGACGCGCTGAACCGGCTCACCGACGCCGACCTGGAGATCCTCAGCGGGCTCGGGCTGCGCCAGGTCGTGGACCTGCGCGGGCTCAACGAGGTCGAGGAGAACGGCAGCGACCGGCTGCCGGAGGGCGTCCCGGTCGGCGCGGACGGTCCGGTGCGCCTGGTGCATCTGCCGGTCTACTCGCCCGAGCACGACATCTACATCTCGCTGCGCGACGTCCTCGCAGGCCAGGACGGTCGGGCCCAGCACGCGCTGCTCGGTGACGGCGGCGCCGAGCGGATCATGGCGGAGATGTACGGCTGGTTCGTCACCGACCCCGCGATCCGCGGGCTGTTCGCGAGTGCGGTGCGGCTGCTGGCCGACCCGGACGGGGTCCCGCTGCTCTTCCACTGCACGGCCGGCAAGGACCGGACCGGCTGGGCCGCGGCGATCGTGCTGACCGCCCTGGGCGTGGACCGCGACACCGTCTACGAGGACTACCTGCTGACCAACGCCCGCTCGGCCGCGCTGATCGAGCGGATCATGGAGGTCTTCAACACCAACGGCGTCATGGAGGACCCGAGCCTGATGCTGCCGGTCATCCGCGCCGATGCCGCCTACCTGGACGCGGCCTTTGCGGCCGTGGAGGCCGGCTGGCCGAGCTTCGACGCCTTCCTCAGCGACGGGCTGGGCCTGGACGCCGCCACGCTCGCCGCACTGCGGAAGAACCTGCTGGAGGACTGA
- a CDS encoding RNA polymerase sigma factor SigF, translating to MAEIAVAEVETEPGAGLDTRSLSRSLFQRFATLTPEHPDHPYVRDTLIELNLPLVRYAAARFRSRNEPMEDIIQVGTIGLIKAIDRFDNERGVEFPTFAMPTIIGEIKRFFRDTSWSVRVPRRLQELRLSLTRAGDELAQKLDRSPTVAELAACLGVSEEDVVEGLAVGNAYTASSLDTTPTDEDGDGPLAERLGYEDTAMEGVEYRESLKPLLARLPARERRIIMLRFFGNMTQSQIGEEIGISQMHVSRLLTRTLAQLREGLIAEG from the coding sequence ATCGCCGAGATCGCCGTGGCGGAGGTCGAGACCGAGCCGGGAGCCGGGCTCGACACCCGCTCCCTCTCCCGCAGCCTGTTCCAGCGCTTCGCCACGCTGACCCCCGAGCACCCCGACCACCCGTACGTCCGGGACACCCTGATCGAGCTGAACCTCCCGCTCGTCCGCTACGCCGCGGCCCGCTTCCGCAGCCGCAACGAGCCGATGGAGGACATCATCCAGGTCGGCACGATCGGCCTGATCAAGGCCATCGACCGGTTCGACAACGAGCGCGGCGTCGAGTTCCCGACCTTCGCGATGCCGACGATCATCGGTGAGATCAAACGTTTCTTCCGCGACACCAGCTGGTCGGTGCGGGTCCCCCGCCGGCTCCAGGAGCTGCGGCTCTCGCTCACCAGGGCCGGCGACGAGCTCGCCCAGAAGCTGGACCGCTCGCCCACCGTCGCCGAGCTCGCCGCCTGCCTCGGCGTCAGCGAGGAGGACGTGGTCGAGGGCCTCGCCGTGGGCAACGCCTACACCGCGAGCTCGCTGGACACCACCCCGACCGACGAGGACGGCGACGGCCCGCTCGCGGAGCGCCTCGGCTACGAGGACACGGCCATGGAGGGCGTGGAATACCGCGAGTCGCTCAAGCCGCTGCTGGCCCGGCTCCCCGCCCGCGAGCGCCGGATCATCATGCTGCGCTTCTTCGGGAACATGACGCAGTCGCAGATCGGCGAGGAGATCGGGATCTCGCAGATGCACGTCTCCCGGCTGCTGACGCGGACCCTGGCGCAGCTCCGCGAGGGTCTGATCGCCGAGGGGTGA
- a CDS encoding RNA polymerase sigma factor SigF, translating into MDVRTLTRVLFERMAELTPGTAEHEHVRAALIEVNLPLVRYAAARFRGRSEPMEDVVQVGTIGLINAIDRFDPTRGVQFPTYALPTILGEIKRYFRDNVRTMHVPRRLQELWVQVSAAMEDLTVAHGRMPKVPEIAASLRIPEEDVRACLDAGRAYNATSLEATQEHDGGLALLDRLGYEDSALTHVEHRDMVRHLLVQLPDRERQIVMLRFFGNLTQSQISTELGMSQMHVSRLLARIFARLRSSNAWES; encoded by the coding sequence GTGGATGTCCGCACCCTCACGCGCGTGCTCTTCGAACGGATGGCCGAGCTCACCCCTGGGACCGCCGAGCACGAGCACGTCAGGGCCGCGCTGATCGAGGTCAACCTCCCCCTGGTGCGCTATGCCGCCGCCCGCTTCCGGGGCCGCAGCGAGCCCATGGAGGACGTGGTCCAGGTCGGCACCATCGGACTGATCAACGCCATCGACCGGTTCGACCCGACCAGGGGCGTGCAGTTCCCGACGTACGCGCTGCCGACCATCCTCGGCGAGATCAAGCGCTACTTCCGCGACAACGTCCGCACCATGCACGTCCCGCGGCGGCTCCAGGAGCTGTGGGTCCAGGTCAGCGCCGCCATGGAGGATCTGACGGTGGCCCACGGGCGGATGCCCAAGGTCCCGGAGATCGCCGCCAGCCTGCGCATCCCCGAGGAGGACGTCCGGGCCTGCCTGGACGCCGGCCGCGCCTACAACGCCACCTCGCTGGAGGCCACCCAGGAGCACGACGGCGGCCTGGCCCTGCTCGACCGGCTGGGGTACGAGGACTCGGCCCTCACCCATGTGGAGCACAGGGACATGGTCCGGCATCTGCTGGTGCAGCTGCCGGACCGTGAGCGACAGATTGTGATGTTGCGTTTTTTCGGCAATCTGACGCAGTCGCAGATCAGTACCGAGCTCGGGATGTCGCAGATGCACGTATCCCGGTTGCTGGCACGGATCTTCGCGCGGCTACGCAGCAGCAACGCGTGGGAGAGCTGA
- a CDS encoding Dabb family protein has protein sequence MIRHLVLFKLNDGVAKDEPRVLAGVEAFEGLGKQIDELREWQCGWNLTVRDIAYDYAINSLVDDVAALQTYLAHPAHQAGVALWREFATWVIADIEV, from the coding sequence ATGATTCGCCACCTGGTTCTTTTCAAACTCAACGACGGTGTCGCCAAGGACGAGCCGCGGGTGCTCGCCGGCGTCGAGGCGTTCGAGGGGCTCGGCAAGCAGATCGACGAGCTGCGCGAGTGGCAGTGCGGCTGGAACCTGACGGTCCGGGACATCGCCTACGACTACGCGATCAACAGCCTGGTGGACGACGTCGCGGCGCTGCAGACGTATCTGGCCCACCCTGCCCACCAGGCCGGCGTCGCCCTCTGGCGCGAGTTCGCGACCTGGGTGATCGCCGACATCGAGGTCTGA
- a CDS encoding lactonase family protein yields the protein MTAHPARSGSGPQSGVLVHTGSYTPDTGGDGVGLAALRFDPGTGVLTVDAALPEVAVSGPSFLVAHPSGKVVYSTNEAVAGTVSAFARQADGALLPVGTPLPSGGTNPCHLSVHPDGGWLLTANYGDDTAPGTVAVHRLDADGIPVELTDVVVHQGSGPVAGRQEGSHAHQIVTDPSGRYVLAVDLGADTVFSYRLDTASGTLEQVVANRLRAGSGPRHLAFAPSGDLAWIADELSSSITGLRYDAAAGAFTEVSSVPATAVKDVHNQPGGIIAAPCGRFVWTTNRGVDTVAAFRVVGDTLEPIAETPSGGSWPRGLALTAGHLLVANQYSGTVAALRILDDGSLEQAALPAAVPSVICTLAI from the coding sequence ATGACAGCGCACCCAGCCCGCAGCGGCTCCGGCCCACAGTCCGGCGTCCTCGTCCACACCGGCTCGTACACCCCGGACACCGGGGGTGACGGCGTCGGGCTCGCTGCGCTGCGGTTCGATCCGGGCACCGGCGTGCTCACGGTCGACGCCGCGCTGCCGGAGGTGGCCGTCAGCGGGCCCTCCTTTCTGGTCGCCCATCCGTCCGGGAAGGTCGTCTACAGCACCAACGAGGCCGTGGCCGGGACCGTCAGCGCCTTCGCCCGGCAGGCCGACGGCGCGCTGCTGCCGGTCGGGACCCCGCTCCCCAGCGGCGGCACCAACCCCTGCCATCTGAGCGTCCATCCGGACGGCGGCTGGCTGCTGACCGCCAACTACGGCGACGACACCGCCCCCGGCACCGTCGCCGTGCACCGGCTCGACGCGGACGGCATCCCGGTCGAGCTCACCGACGTCGTGGTCCACCAGGGAAGCGGACCGGTCGCCGGGCGGCAGGAGGGCAGCCACGCCCACCAGATCGTCACCGACCCGTCCGGCCGCTATGTGCTCGCGGTGGACCTGGGGGCCGACACGGTCTTCAGCTACCGTCTCGACACCGCGTCCGGAACCCTGGAGCAGGTCGTCGCCAACCGGCTCCGGGCCGGGTCGGGACCGCGCCATCTCGCCTTCGCCCCGAGCGGTGACCTGGCCTGGATCGCGGACGAGCTCTCGTCGAGCATTACCGGCCTCCGCTACGACGCCGCGGCCGGGGCCTTCACCGAGGTCTCCAGCGTCCCCGCCACCGCCGTCAAGGACGTCCACAACCAGCCGGGCGGCATCATCGCCGCGCCCTGCGGACGCTTCGTCTGGACGACCAATCGCGGCGTCGACACCGTGGCCGCCTTCCGGGTCGTCGGCGACACCCTGGAGCCGATCGCGGAAACCCCCAGCGGCGGCAGCTGGCCCCGCGGCCTGGCCCTGACCGCCGGTCACCTGCTCGTCGCCAACCAGTACAGCGGTACGGTGGCCGCGCTGCGCATCCTGGACGACGGAAGTCTGGAACAGGCCGCCCTGCCGGCCGCCGTCCCCTCGGTGATCTGCACGCTCGCCATCTGA
- a CDS encoding Uma2 family endonuclease, whose amino-acid sequence MSEDEVRRHLAELAPLLRAAQQIEGADVNVVDGVIMISPASAEHSKSYNQLVLQYTPQIDDSLEILGDVRFVHPAWPTERYPDFVVWRPSGPDEGGARDASRILFACEIVSESSVENDYAGKPREYRLAGIDAYLILDPYTREYLLRTDPGRESWRSRRSGAYGPTLTVALPDGPTLVLDTGKLPAAPEHKQVSAWPRHRAPLLHEIAD is encoded by the coding sequence ATGTCGGAAGACGAAGTCCGCCGCCACCTCGCGGAGCTGGCCCCGTTGCTGCGGGCCGCCCAGCAGATCGAGGGCGCCGACGTGAACGTGGTGGACGGCGTCATCATGATAAGCCCTGCCAGTGCGGAGCACTCGAAGTCCTACAACCAACTCGTGCTCCAGTACACGCCGCAGATCGACGACAGCCTGGAGATCCTCGGCGACGTCCGGTTCGTCCACCCGGCCTGGCCGACCGAGCGCTACCCCGACTTCGTCGTCTGGCGCCCCTCGGGGCCCGACGAGGGCGGTGCGAGGGACGCCTCCCGCATCCTGTTCGCATGTGAGATCGTCTCCGAGTCGAGCGTCGAGAACGACTACGCCGGCAAGCCACGTGAGTACCGCCTCGCCGGTATCGACGCCTACCTGATCCTCGACCCCTACACCCGTGAGTACCTGCTCCGCACAGATCCCGGTCGGGAGAGCTGGCGTTCACGCCGGTCCGGGGCGTACGGTCCGACGCTGACGGTGGCCCTCCCCGACGGACCCACCCTCGTCCTCGACACCGGGAAGCTGCCTGCCGCGCCTGAGCACAAGCAGGTCAGCGCCTGGCCCCGGCACCGTGCCCCGCTGCTCCACGAGATCGCCGACTGA